The Astatotilapia calliptera chromosome 2, fAstCal1.2, whole genome shotgun sequence genome includes a window with the following:
- the LOC113033752 gene encoding endothelin receptor type B-like isoform X1, with translation MRGQLGLRRCQLWSKTQWVDACVCLKCLFSYFCAPLGEASVKMRAITLLCLLMVAEAAASRFVRDSQSGLEALEPGNNNASVVLPPSQPGRPRSSHPPMCINPTEIKQTFKYVNTIISCLIFVVGIIGNSTLLRIIYKNKCMRNGPNVLIGSLALGDLLYIVIAIPINVYKLLAEDWPFGVYVCKLMPFIQKASVGITVLSLCALSIDRYHAVTSWSRVKGMGIPLWKAVEVTLIWLLAVVLAVPEALAFDMLEIPYRGTKLRVCLLHPEQTTSFMKFYKEAKDWWLFGFYFCFPLVCTGIFYTLMSCEMLSRKKGMRIALNDHMKQRREVAKTVFCLVLIFAFCWLPLHLSRILKKTIYEEDDPDRCELLSFLLVMDYIGINMASINSCINPIALYFVSQKFKNCFQSCLCCWCYRTSHLDDQGRWKGSCHVLPSGTNSSLSANKLAFRSESEGEPGVTSTGLAAD, from the exons gacAACTTGGACTCAGACGTTGCCAGCTGTGGAGCAAGACCCAGTGGGTGGATGCGTGTGTGTGCCttaagtgtttgttttcttacttCTGTGCACCTTTGGGTGAGGCTTCTGTGAAGATGAGGGCCATCACACTGCTGTGTCTTCTGATGGTTGCGGAGGCTGCAGCCTCCAGGTTCGTCCGTGACTCCCAAAGTGGGCTTGAAGCTTTAGAACCCGGCAACAACAACGCATCAGTTGTTCTTCCACCCTCGCAGCCGGGCCGACCACGGAGCTCGCACCCCCCCATGTGCATAAACCCCACGGAGATCAAGCAAACCTTCAAATATGTGAACACCATCATATCCTGCCTGATCTTTGTCGTGGGAATCATTGGCAACTCAACACTGCTCAGGATCATATATAAGAACAAATGTATGAGGAATGGACCCAATGTACTCATTGGCAGCTTGGCACTGGGAGACCTGTTATATATTGTCATCGCCATCCCCATCAATGTGTACAAG CTGTTAGCCGAGGACTGGCCATTTGGCGTGTACGTCTGTAAGCTGATGCCGTTCATCCAGAAAGCGTCGGTGGGAATCACCGTCCTCAGCTTGTGCGCACTCAGTATTGACCG CTACCATGCAGTGACATCATGGAGCAGGGTGAAAGGGATGGGAATCCCACTGTGGAAAGCTGTGGAGGTGACACTGATCTGGCTGCTTGCTGTGGTGCTGGCAGTTCCCGAGGCGCTCGCATTCGACATGTTGGAGATACCATACAGAGGCACCAAGCTGAGGGTTTGCCTGTTGCATCCAGAACAGACCACAAGCTTTATGAAG ttcTACAAGGAAGCGAAGGACTGGTGGCTGTTTGGCTTCTATTTCTGTTTCCCTCTGGTCTGCACGGGAATCTTCTACACTCTCATGTCCTGTGAGATGCTCAGCCGCAAAAAAGGCATGCGCATCGCACTCAATGACCACATGAAGCAG aggagggaAGTAGCAAAGACAGTGTTCTGCTTGGTGTTGATTTTTGCTTTCTGCTGGCTGCCCCTTCATCTCAGCCGTATTCTGAAGAAAACAATCTATGAGGAGGATGACCCCGACCGCTGTGAGCTGCTCAG tttcctgttaGTGATGGATTACATTGGAATCAACATGGCCTCCATAAACTCCTGCATTAACCCGATTGCCCTCTACTTTGTCAGccaaaagtttaaaaactgtttcCAG TCTTGCCTGTGTTGCTGGTGTTACAGAACATCTCATCTGGATGACCAAGGACGCTGGAAGGGCTCATGCCACG TGCTCCCATCAGGGACAAACAGCAGTCTCAGTGCCAACAAACTGGCCTTCAGATCAGAGTCAGAAGGGGAACCTGGAGTCACTTCTACAGGACTCGCCGCAGACTGA
- the LOC113033752 gene encoding endothelin receptor type B-like isoform X2, whose product MRAITLLCLLMVAEAAASRFVRDSQSGLEALEPGNNNASVVLPPSQPGRPRSSHPPMCINPTEIKQTFKYVNTIISCLIFVVGIIGNSTLLRIIYKNKCMRNGPNVLIGSLALGDLLYIVIAIPINVYKLLAEDWPFGVYVCKLMPFIQKASVGITVLSLCALSIDRYHAVTSWSRVKGMGIPLWKAVEVTLIWLLAVVLAVPEALAFDMLEIPYRGTKLRVCLLHPEQTTSFMKFYKEAKDWWLFGFYFCFPLVCTGIFYTLMSCEMLSRKKGMRIALNDHMKQRREVAKTVFCLVLIFAFCWLPLHLSRILKKTIYEEDDPDRCELLSFLLVMDYIGINMASINSCINPIALYFVSQKFKNCFQSCLCCWCYRTSHLDDQGRWKGSCHVLPSGTNSSLSANKLAFRSESEGEPGVTSTGLAAD is encoded by the exons ATGAGGGCCATCACACTGCTGTGTCTTCTGATGGTTGCGGAGGCTGCAGCCTCCAGGTTCGTCCGTGACTCCCAAAGTGGGCTTGAAGCTTTAGAACCCGGCAACAACAACGCATCAGTTGTTCTTCCACCCTCGCAGCCGGGCCGACCACGGAGCTCGCACCCCCCCATGTGCATAAACCCCACGGAGATCAAGCAAACCTTCAAATATGTGAACACCATCATATCCTGCCTGATCTTTGTCGTGGGAATCATTGGCAACTCAACACTGCTCAGGATCATATATAAGAACAAATGTATGAGGAATGGACCCAATGTACTCATTGGCAGCTTGGCACTGGGAGACCTGTTATATATTGTCATCGCCATCCCCATCAATGTGTACAAG CTGTTAGCCGAGGACTGGCCATTTGGCGTGTACGTCTGTAAGCTGATGCCGTTCATCCAGAAAGCGTCGGTGGGAATCACCGTCCTCAGCTTGTGCGCACTCAGTATTGACCG CTACCATGCAGTGACATCATGGAGCAGGGTGAAAGGGATGGGAATCCCACTGTGGAAAGCTGTGGAGGTGACACTGATCTGGCTGCTTGCTGTGGTGCTGGCAGTTCCCGAGGCGCTCGCATTCGACATGTTGGAGATACCATACAGAGGCACCAAGCTGAGGGTTTGCCTGTTGCATCCAGAACAGACCACAAGCTTTATGAAG ttcTACAAGGAAGCGAAGGACTGGTGGCTGTTTGGCTTCTATTTCTGTTTCCCTCTGGTCTGCACGGGAATCTTCTACACTCTCATGTCCTGTGAGATGCTCAGCCGCAAAAAAGGCATGCGCATCGCACTCAATGACCACATGAAGCAG aggagggaAGTAGCAAAGACAGTGTTCTGCTTGGTGTTGATTTTTGCTTTCTGCTGGCTGCCCCTTCATCTCAGCCGTATTCTGAAGAAAACAATCTATGAGGAGGATGACCCCGACCGCTGTGAGCTGCTCAG tttcctgttaGTGATGGATTACATTGGAATCAACATGGCCTCCATAAACTCCTGCATTAACCCGATTGCCCTCTACTTTGTCAGccaaaagtttaaaaactgtttcCAG TCTTGCCTGTGTTGCTGGTGTTACAGAACATCTCATCTGGATGACCAAGGACGCTGGAAGGGCTCATGCCACG TGCTCCCATCAGGGACAAACAGCAGTCTCAGTGCCAACAAACTGGCCTTCAGATCAGAGTCAGAAGGGGAACCTGGAGTCACTTCTACAGGACTCGCCGCAGACTGA